AAACTACATATGCACACGTGCATACTGACGCTATTTACTCCTTGTGTCACTATTTTCTCTTAACTCCACATCGTTGGAAAAtgacccataagtaagcatttcactgttcgtctacacctgttgtttacaaagcatgtgaccaatacatgtTGATTTGGTTGTAGCAGGTGTTATGTGTTATCTGCTATCTTTAACTTTTACTCCATTCAGATGAATGAAGATTCATCAGATTTCCAATGCTATGGGAAAAAATATTTCCAAAAACATTGAACCAGAAACGTGTCTACATTCACCACGATATGGTTCCCTCCGTCTCTCAGAAAGAGTTTCACCCAACAAAGTCTATGAATGCTAATTTCCATTGAGATGTTATTAAGAAAATGATGGAAAGGCACTGAGGTTAGGCACACTGAAAGCTGAGCTCTGCCTTTGGTGACGAATTCTCCGGGAAGTGTTTATAGTAAAGCTTCAGCGTCAGCAGTAGTGCCCTGGCTAAGGACAGCCCCGGCCGGCAGCAGAGCTTGTGGGTTCCACCGTGGTGACTCACAGGGTAGTCATGCATGTTTGCACTCTGAAGGCCCCAATGCTGTCAGAGGGCCCCGGGAGAAAGGCCGCCAAGCTTGACACACTCAAAAATAGCACCCCGTGGGCGTGTGGTGCTGCTAAATTTACTCTGCATCAAGTGCGAGGGAGCCAGTTCGCTTTGTGGCAACTTGTGCCATGGAATGATTTAACTGACTCAGATTGACTTTCACCCCAGTGTGGGACTTGACACAAGAATGATGAAAAATGTGGAAGCTTGTAGGGGCGATGATGACAAATAATCTCTTAGAGTGGGATCCTTGAAATAGAAAAATATTAAGACCCTTAAATTAGTTTGGTATTTATATTTTagtcactcttatccagagcaatttacaggagcaattgaggttaagtgcattgctcaagggcacatcgacagatttttcacctagtcaggtCGAGGATAAGAACCagagacctttcggttactggcccaacactcttaacagcTAGGCATTTCATCTGATTGAAAAAAAAGAAAGGTTTTTAAGGGTCTCTTGTTACAATCTGAGAACTGGAAATGCGGAGCGAAGAGGTTTCCTTATTTGGATCAGGCTGGAAAATACAAAGTAAACATTAGCTTCATGTTGGCCGCCTCCTGAATTCAGTTTTAGCTCTGTCCTCGGTGTCAGGGATCTAAAGTGAAACCcgaagaaaaaaatacatttgcaaatgtcCAGGAGCCATGAGAAAATGGGGCTCAAATTCAAGCTCTAAAAGGTAACAGAAACGGACAAATCACTAACTCACTCTTAATTCAGTGTAACAAAAATTAACATTCCAGACGCAAAGTGTGAAAAAGCACGTTAAATAAAAGGAGACATCTGGAAGGGTTGTTCTGTTCATGCAAACTGTTGAACCATAGTGACAGGGAATCCTACAGTTTTGGGCCCAGCAAGAGCCTAGTCAGCTAAATCAGAAAATGTCACTTGGTTTTTCGACAAAAATACCCCCTTCTCAATGTTTACCACACAACCTAGTTATATTACACATATTACCTGACTGAATAACTGTGCTTGTTTTACTCGAGGTCAAGAGTTTCCCGCTCCAGCTAAACTGAAACATAGTATTTTAGACTAACTGCCCACTCAAAGTTAAACCCTATTATTCCACTGCATTTCCTGTTGCCGGTCTGCCATTTCAGGCCCACCAACTTTAGAAGTGATGAGCTTATCCCCTGGGGGTCAGAAAACTTCCAGAGTGATAAATTCAATGACAAAAAGAGGCAGCCAAATGGGGTCTGTATCTGCCCCATCTTTGCCTTTAGTGCAGGAACCTGCCATAAAAGCTCAGCATTGATAGCTGGTTTATTATCTTTGAACAGGTGGCCTTGGGTAGTCATAATGGTGGCTTTCATTTCTCGGACACACACTGTGGCCTCAATATGGAGACCATTTAGGAGTTGGGAACATCCTGATCTTGCAACTTTTTAAACAAAGGAATGAAGCTATTACTAAGTTTGGTGGTGACCTCTTGGCTGGAATGAAGTTTCTTAAAGGAAAATACCACTCAAactcttttggtatttgtttcattagtccactaTTGATACAGtctcaaaatgttttgcatgtcaacaATCAAGTTGATATagaacattgaaatacagaaagaaTGATGCGTTTTGCACTTTCTatattttgaaagttatatatCTTGAAAACGTCATTGCTGATATACGTATGACTCACTTAagttttcaattttttttaaccAGAATTCCAAATGAGTAAATATCAACTTGCTGTTGACCAAAGTATTCCAAGTTTTGCAAAGAAAAGCACCACTTGCTTGAAGTAAATCATCAACCAAAGTTTGTTCTCAGTTTCAGAAATGTACTCTATGGTGTATGCAAGAACCAGACTTGGACCCATTCACTGCTTATGAAACATCAATACCCTGAAATGTAATGAGGATAATCAAGACAACatttttttctttcattattaatATATTTTCTGCATTAAAGTTAACATAGCTTTTTCTTTTGTGCCACCCTTTAATTTTTCAGTAAGTATTGATATTTTGTTATATTCAGACATGAGTACATTTAAGACTGTCTTTTGCAATAAATATCATAAAATAGAGCTTCACTTAATAAatatttttacaaaaaaaaaaaaaaaaaaacgttttaacagacattttctttaaaaaaaatagccAGAATTTACTCTTATGGGTTTGAGCATACAGtttacaaaatgaaaaaaaaaaaaaaaaaaaaaacagggaaGAATGCCACAGAATGTGTGTAAatgatgagagggggagagacaaacATATCCAACAGAATACTATGAGATGCATGTGCTTTCCATAATGCAACACGAGCACAGAAACCCAGATAACCATGGTCTTAGTGTGGTAGCAACTGGGAATTCACACAATCCTCGTTAGCTATGAACACGTGGTAACAGCTACATATTGCCTGGCTAGATAGTCCTTCACAGATTTGGTAAGAGGCTGCTCTCACTTGAAGCTTAAAGCACCAGGGAAACTGCCTAGCTAACAAAATATTCTTAATGAGTAgctgaagagagacagaaacagttcAGACAAAACACTGGTCTGTAAAAATATGGCCCTGTCAGAAAAAAAAGGAAGGAAATATAAAAAAAGAATTGAGTGGTTTTCATATTCCGTGCTTTACTCCTAGCAGGATTCCCCGTTGGAGAAAGGGAGGCAGATGGGGAGGTGCTTCAAATGTTTGATTAACATCAATAGTGAATATTATTATCATCGTCAGAACCGCACGGGGATCGACTGCCCCtcttcctacacacacacacacacacacacgggatcaGGAAGGCTTTTCCAGGGCCTGCGGGGACCAGCTCTCCATTTTGCAATAGACAGTGTTGGAGTTCTTGCAGCGGCAGCCGGGCCTGTTGACTTGGTCGTAGCAGCCCTGGCACGCCTTCAGGCACCCCTTGACGGGCGGGTAGCACAGCAAACAGGGGAACAGTACCGACAGTAATCCCATGCAGAGGAAGCGAGAGCAGCAGTGGGAGCGCGACAGCGAGCAGGGGTGGTCAGCGCACGAGTCTCCCTCGTCATCATTGGAACAGTGGTAGAAGATGCCCTTGACCAGGCACATGCACGTGCCATGCTCCAGGGCGCTCTCCGCCGAGCACAGGCACTGGCCGTTGCAGGCCAGGCACGAGGGCAGGGTCCTTGGGGTTGTGCAGTCCCCGCACTTGCACTTCCCACAGCGCTCGCAGATGAACTGGTGGCCAGACGCCACGTCCCCTTTCCCTGAGGGCTTGAGCGGTGCCTCCAGTGGCGGCGGTGGGTGAGAGCCATGCTGGGGGGCTAGCAGCGCCTTGGGCTGAGCCCGAACAGGCTGAGTCCTCTCGGCtctgtggtggtgctggtggaggGCCACCATCCCCGGTCTAGAGGGAGGCGAGCGGGCCAGAAGTCCCTGCTCAGAGGATGCACTGCTGTTGCTCCCGGAGCTGGCCGCGCTGCCTGTACTGGTAGAGCGATTAAGGCCCGGGGCCCTGGTGCTACACTGCTGGCCTCcggctactaccaccaccccactgTGGTGGCCATGCCCTACCGGCCTGTGCTCATAGTTGTTGTTCACATTGACGAGGATCACCTCGTGAGTCCTCTCCTGCTGCTTGTCGGGCCTGGGTGCCATGCGGGGCGCAGGGGGCCTCCGGACCACCGACGGCCCCTCTGTGTACTCGTTGCTGGAACGAATGGCCTTGATTTGGTCCAGGGAGAGGATGGCGGCATGATGGAGCTCCCGCTCGTAATCTGACCTCTGCCGGCCCTCCAGGGAAGGCTGCTGGATCACCACTAATGAACCGCCAGGGCCATGTTGACTTTGGAGCGCCATCTGGGGTGATCACCACTTCCGACATTCACCGTGGACTTGGCATGCATCAGAAAACCTGCAAGGGGGCAGCAagggagacacagagaagagCCATCAGTAAAGACAAGGATGCCGTTTGTAAATGTGATCTAGGATGGTGGAGGTTTTGAATATTGTTCCCATAGCATTTTAGATTCAACTCATGATGGGAAAGGCTAaagagctgacaaagtaaaaccATCAACAGATCCCTGGATGGTCTTTATATAGTTCAAATGCAATGATCATCTGTTATAATAAGTCTATTGAGGTGATTATTATTGTATGCTTTTTTGTGGTTTAGGCTGTTTAGTGCTTTTAAAAATATCTATACTTTTTAAAACTTCACAGCAGGCCTACCTTCAACAATGTTAAGAGCATGTTCACTTAGTCCAACTATTTTATTTGATCAACATCCCCTTTACAATGGCACATTTTAATGCTCTGGGCGAAGCAAGCCGTGGAAAAGTATACTATTAACTCGTTTTGTAGCTTCCTCAATAAGCACACATCCAAACTTCAATACAAATACTTCCCGGTCTAATTTACATATGTATGACTAGTTAACATTATAAAGCGCCACGGCGACGGAACGAGGCCACGATTCAAGAGGACAAAATGAGCCGCCTCACTTATTATTCTATTACTAAACGGAAGACGGTTTGAAGGAAATGTGAAGACAATagggtaaaaaaataataattaaaaaatacTAGGGTCGCGACAAAATGCCACAACGTCAGTGTCGACTTTATGTCCATGTAATTTCAAGCAAATGTTTAAGTTATTGTGCTTCTCAATAACTTCAAAAGCACATTTGTACAATCGAATTAAAACCTAATACCGTTACTCGTAGGCCTATTGGATACCAACAGCTTCTGGAATTAGCCGAGGTATCAGGCCTAGCTATAAACGCGTATCCGTCGAAACCGGAGTGCAAATGGGACTGATCAGTAAACACATATTGGCAAGGTGTAATCAGCATGACGCAAGCGAGTTAAAAAGACGATACAATTTACAGACAGGAATTCTCTACGTGAAGACAGCTTGCTTATGATCAGGGCTCTAATTTATTGACACTGCTTCATGAAAATTCACAGTAGCTCGCACGGAGCACAATAACTAGGTTTAGCCATTATTTGGATGGGTGgtataattattatatatatatatatattttaaagggaCACAAATACGCCGTTTTTAGCCATATCATACTTTAAACATGTCTATGCCATCGGGTTAAGTTGACCAAGCAACCGCCCATGTGATAAGAGATGAATCGAAATAAGGGGGGAAACCTTATGAATGAAAACAACTCGGCTGTCGTGGGGGAGGGGTGATTGCGCGTGAGATCCTCGACTCTGACAACCCTACTATGACCGTTTTGATTCCTTTCGAAAGTCGAATGACCGGTGTTAAATAGACACACCGAGTAGAGGGCACACGCGTGTGAAGAATGTTAAGCCAACTCTACAGATTCGAGCACCAGATGAGTGTTCCCAAGGACACCCATCGACAAAAAGCCTATTCCATGCAACTACAGTGGCAACAATGTTCCCAAAGCCGGAGTTCTGAACACTATGCGCATAGCCTACTTGCATTAGAGGGTTTGACGTATCCAGTCTACATTTAAGTAACAAAGAATCGATGACCAAACCCGACATTTCAAATGTGTTTCACACATTGAGGGGGAGATACGCACCCATCTGCAACCATCCATAACGTCGATTCCATCAACCAATATGCCAAAACTCCATCCAAGTAAATTGTCCAAGCGTATTTTAATTAGCTCTTAACATTCGTAACGATTGCGTTATATCCCGATACGATGTTGTAGTTTATCTTCTTTCGTTATTCCTTCTTAAAATCTGGTGCATTACACACTGTGTTCCATAAATTGTAAATCCACGCTTCTTGATACACCCAATAAAGGTTGCGCACTTGAAGCCGATCTAGTCAGACAACCCAGTTTAGTCCTAGAGCGGAGTAACAATTGTAGTAATAATCTTCTTTAGGATTCTTAAAAAGCACACGTTAATTCATTTACAATATGAAAACAAATAATTATATATCCAATGGTTTCCGTCTTCGAATTCTAATGAGTCAATTTTTGTAAAATAAGGTTTTTGTTATGCGGAATGCTCAAAAGCAAGCGCTAATCGAGGA
Above is a genomic segment from Oncorhynchus gorbuscha isolate QuinsamMale2020 ecotype Even-year linkage group LG23, OgorEven_v1.0, whole genome shotgun sequence containing:
- the LOC124011461 gene encoding protein sprouty homolog 1-like, with protein sequence MALQSQHGPGGSLVVIQQPSLEGRQRSDYERELHHAAILSLDQIKAIRSSNEYTEGPSVVRRPPAPRMAPRPDKQQERTHEVILVNVNNNYEHRPVGHGHHSGVVVVAGGQQCSTRAPGLNRSTSTGSAASSGSNSSASSEQGLLARSPPSRPGMVALHQHHHRAERTQPVRAQPKALLAPQHGSHPPPPLEAPLKPSGKGDVASGHQFICERCGKCKCGDCTTPRTLPSCLACNGQCLCSAESALEHGTCMCLVKGIFYHCSNDDEGDSCADHPCSLSRSHCCSRFLCMGLLSVLFPCLLCYPPVKGCLKACQGCYDQVNRPGCRCKNSNTVYCKMESWSPQALEKPS